The DNA segment TCGTCAGGCGGACGGTCACCGGGACGGTGGCGCTGGCCTGGCCCGCGGTCGCGGTGACGGTGACGGCACCGTGTCCCTTGCCCACGAGGCGGCCGCCAGATGCAACACTGGCCAGCGCCTCACTGGAGACGGACCAGGTGATGGTGGCGCCCTCCAGCGCTCGACCGGTCGCGTCACGCGCGTCGGCGACCAGTTGGATGGTGTCGCCCGCATACAGCGGAGCGGCGACCTCCCGCACGGCCAGCGAGGCGACGAGCGCGTTCACGCCGTCGGGCGCGATCGCGTTGCCGCTCTCGCCCGAGCATGCGCCGACAAGCAGCAGCGTCGCCACGCGCACGACGCGTGACGTCTGACCAACACCGGATTCGTACGGACGCTTTGACATGATCTCCCCCAACGGACACGAAGTCTCCTGACACGTGTCAGTGTCGGCATCGCGTGGGGGAGAACTGAAACGGCCGCGCCCGGTGAACGAACGTCGGGCCGATCACCCATCCACGGTGACCGGCCCGACATTTGTGATGCGTTCGACGTCGCCTAGTACGTCACGATCTCGCGATAAGCGCGCGTGAAGTCGTCGATCTGTGGAAGGATCGCGTCCTCGAGCTGTGGGGCATAGCCGACAAACGTGTCGGTGCTGGCGACCCGCTTGACGGGAGCGTCGAGCCACGCGAAGCAGTCATCGGCCACGCGAGCGGCGATCTCCGCACCATAGCCCCACGAGATCGAGTCTTCGTAGGCCACGATGACGCGACTCGTCTTCTTCACCGAGGCGTAGACCGTCTCCTGGTCCCACGGCGAGAGCGTGCGCAGGTCGATCACTTCGACGGAGATCCCCTCGTCGGCGATCTGGTTGGCGGCGGCCAGCGCGCGTTGCACCGTCGCGCCGTATGTGACAAGCGTCACGTCGCTCCCTTCGCGCACGACCTTCGCCTTGCCGAACGGGATCATGAAGTTCGGCCCGGGATACGCCGCCTTGTTGTAGGTCTGGCGGTAGAGATGCTTGTGCTCGAGGAAGATGACCGGATCGTCGCAGCGAATGGCGGTGCGCAGCAGCCCGTTGGCATCGAGCGCGGTGGCCGGGCACACGACGCGCAGCCCCGGGTTGTGCGTGAAGAGCGACGCCCCGGTCTGCGAGTGATAGATGGCGCCGCGGATGTAGCCGCCGTATGTCGTGCGAATGACCACCGGCGCCGCGAAGTGGTTGTTCGAGCGCCAGCGCATCGTGGCCAGCTCGTCGCGGATCTGCATGAAGGCCGGCCAGATGTAGTCGAAGAACTGGATCTCGACCACCGGCTTGAAGCCGCGCGCCGCCATGCCGATGGCGCGGCCGACGATGTTCGCTTCGGCCAACGGTGAATTGTAGACGCGCGTCGAGCCAAACTCCTTCTGCAGCCCGTGCGTGACCTTGAACACGCCCCCCTTGCCCTTGACCTTCCCGGCATACGCTTCGCGCGAGACGTCGGCCACGTCCTCGCCAAACACGACGATGCGCGGGTCGCGCCGCATCTCGTCCTTCATGCAGGCGTTGAGCAGGTCGACCATCGTCGTGGCGTTGCCCGAGAACTGCGGGTCGTCCTCGGTGTCGAACGACTCGCTCGTCGGGTCGACATCGGGGGAATAGACGGCGAAGTGCACCGTGGAGGCGTCGGGCTGCGGCTGGCCTAACGCGTCATCGGTTGCGGCGAGGATCTGCGCGTCGACGTCATCACGGATCTGCTGGATCTCCTCGTCGGTCGCGAAGCCGTTCGCCACCAGCCAGAGCGGGAAGGTGGTGAGCGGGTCGCGCGCGGCATCGGCCGCCCGCTCCTCGGGGGGACGATAGAGCACCTCGTCGTCCGAGAGCGAGTGCGAGTACGGACGGATGACGTGCGCATGCACGAACGCCGGCCCCTTGCGGTCGCGTACGTGCTGGATGGCGCGCTGCAGTACCTCGTAGCTGGCGAAGAAGTCGCAGCCGTCGACCTCCTGGATGTAGAGCCCGGGGAACGAGCTCACCAGCTTGGAAATCGACCCGCCCGCCGTGTTCACCTCGACCGGGACGGAGATCGCGTACTGGTTGTCCTGGATGACGTAGAGGACCGGGAGCTTCAGGTTCGACGCCGTGTTGAGGCTCTCCCAGAACTCACCCTCACTGGTCGTCCCGTCGCCCGACGCCACGTAGACGATCTCGTCGGACTGCACCCCCTCGGTCAGCCCCAGCGCGGTGAGGCGCTGGATTCCCTCGGCACAACCGACCGCCTGCAGGAACTGCGTCCCCGTGGGCGACGAGTTGCTGACGATGTTGAGCGCCTTGTGCCCGAAGTGCGACGGCATTTGCCGCCCGCCGGAGTTAGGGTCGATCGCGGCGCCCACCGCTTCGTAGAGCATCTCCTCGGGCGTCATCCCGAGGGCGAGGCAGAGCGCGCGATCGCGGTAGTACGTGTAGAACCAGTCGTAGGCCGGACGCAGGAGCAGCCCGGCCGCGGCCAGCACTGCCTCGTGCCCGGCACCGGAGATCTGGAAGAAGATCTTGTTCTGACGCTTGAGCTGGATCTCCTTGTCGTCGATGCGGCGCGACAGGAGCATGACCCGATAGGCCCGCTGTAACTGCTCGCGCGAAAGGCCAGAGACGTGCGGACGCTCGGTTCTGGTCGATGTCGCCATTGGAATCGCGTGCTGGAGGAGGGGTGCGGCAATCGCCCAAAGATACGTCGGTCACCCGGAGAGCGAAGACTGGGTAGTTCCACTCTTACCCGTACGGGGGGCGATCCCCAGCATTGAGGGCGCGGCAACGCCTGCGCGACCCGATGCGCCCCGACAGCGCTGCCGCACCCTCCAGTGTGGCGAGGCTTCTATGAAGCGGTTCTGCAAGGTCTTTTCCTTCATCATGTTGGCCGCGGCTGCGGTGTCGACTCCCGCCCCGGGGCAGAGCATCAAAGACCGGATCAAGCGCAAGGCCGAGGAATCGGTCGGGCGGAAGATCGACAAGGCCGTCGACTGCGCCATGGGCGACACCAAGTGCATCGAGAAGGCCAAGTCCGAGGGGAAGACGGTCAACGTCGTCCCGGCGAAGGACACGGTCCCCAAGAAGGCGGCCGAGGAGGCGAAGGGAACGCCTGGCGAGAAGGGGGCGACGGGCGCCGATGCGCTCAAGCCGGGTGAAGGGGCATGGGCCAACTTCGACTTCAAGCCGGGCGAACGTGTCCTCTACGCCGATGACTTCATGAAGGACGAAGTCGGCGACTTCCCGCGCTCGCTGGAGTTCGTCAGCGGTTCGATGGAGATCGTCGAATGGCAGGGGGCCCGCTATCTGCGGGCGATGAGCGACGCGAAGTTCCAGATCGTCTTGCCGCAGCCGCTCGCCACGCGCTACACGCTCGAATTCGACCTCGCCGTCCCCGCGGGCGCGCTCTGGATCTCGCCCCTGGACGACGAGCACCTGCAGCGTCTCGAGTTCCACAACGGCGCCCGCATCGGCTATCACGAGGATGGGCGCGCGTACACGGGGACCGAGTGGGTCGAGGCCTTCCGCGGCAAGATGTATCGCGCGCGCGTGATGGCCGATGGGCGCTACGTGAAGCTGTACATCAACGACCAGCGGCTGGCGAACATCCCCAACGGGACCGCCGCGCGCGGCAGCAAGATCCTGTTCTACGTCGATGGCAGCCAGGAGCAGCCGGCAATGTTCGGGGCCTTCCGGCTCGCCGCCGGTGGGAAGAAGCTGTACGACGCCCTGGCGGAAAAGGGGCGCGTGGTGACGCAGGGGATCTACTTCGATACGGGCTCCGATCGCATCCGCCCCGAATCGACCCCGACGCTGCGCGAGATCGTGGCGATGCTCAACGAACACGCCGATCTCCGGCTTCTGATCGAGGGGCACACCGACAACGTCGGGAATGCCGAGTCGAATCAATCCCTTTCGGAGAAGCGCGCGGCGGCGGTCGTACGGTTCATCACCGAGCAGGGGATCGACGCGGCGCGACTCTCGTCGAAGGGGCTCGGCGCCACCAAGCCGGCAGAGCCGAACGACACGCCCGAGGGGCGGCAGAACAATCGACGTGTCGAGTTGGTGAAGATGTAGGATGCGTTTGCGCCTCGATGTGGCGCGTGCGCTGCGAAAACCACGGTGTTTCCCCTCCATTAGGGTGGGGAAAACCGCTTGAGACCGGACGTGCGTCGTGGCATCCGTCCTGCTCCGATGTGCTGCACGCCACTTTGAGGAGTTCCCTGCATGCCCGCCCCCAGCAAGCCCTGCATCTTCTGCGACCTGATCAACGGGGCGGGAGAGGTCTCGATCTGCTACGAGGACTCGAGCGCGATCGCCTTCATGGACATTCAGCCCGTCAATCTCGGGCACGTCCTGGTCGTTCCGCGCGAGCACTTCGAGTCGTTGAGCGACATTCCGCCAGAACTGGCCATGCACCTCTTTGACGTGGCGCTGCGCCTCTCGCCCGTCGTGCGGCGGCTCAATGGGGCCGACGACATGAACCTGGTGGTGAATTCGGGGACGGCGGCGGGGCAGAACGTCTTTCACTACCACGTGCACCTCATCCCCAGAAAGAACGGGGATGGATTCGACATTCCGCTCCCCTTCCCGGGGTCGACGATGCCCGATCGCACGCTGCTCGACGCGATGGCCGTCCGCATGATCGCCGAACTGCGCGACCCGGTGCGCCAGCAGATCGCCCGGCGGCTCACGGTGATGAGCGCCTAGGGCGCCGCGACACGTCAGGCACGTGTTCGGTCGTCGCGGACGACACTGAGGCCGCCCTCCGGGGCGGCCTCGTTGCGTTGCGCGCGTCTGTGGTCGGGGGGAGGGGGCGACGTCTCGAGCGCGTTGCAGTTTCGACCGGGACCTTGCGCGCCGCGCCGCGGTATCTCATAAGTACCCTAACGCGGGTCCGACGACCCCCGCATAACGGGAGGACGATGCCGGGAGTGTGTTCACACGCTTCGTGCGAACCGACCATGCCGCGACACCGATCGCGGCATCTGGCATCGTCTCCCCTCCACTCGCGACACCCCGCCCCGGCCAGCCCGGGGCGGGGTGTCGTCTTTTCCGGCGAGGTGCAATGTCTCGACGTGGGATTCTCCGGGTGGTCCATCCTCGCGCGCCGCGCGGCCGTCGTCCCGACGACACGCGCGCCCGTCACCTGCACTTTCGTGACGTCAAACGTGCACTCAAGCATGCCGCAATGCGCGACTGCGGACGGCGGTGCGTGTACTGCGCCGACCGGCTCGCCCTGGATGAAGCCACCTTGGACCACGTCTACCCGCTGGCGCGCGGCGGGACCCACGCCTTCGGCAACGTCGTGACCGCCTGTGCCAGGTGCAATCGGCTCAAGGGTGACATGCTCCCGCACGAGTTCTTCGCCCGTTTTCCCTGGGCGGGGGCCAACTTCGTCCGCTACGCGCGCGCGGTGCACCGTGCCCTCAAGCGTGGGGCTCGGCGGGCGGTGAGCCTGGCGTACGCCGCCTAGCAGCTGCGCTGAGCAGCCGCCGCGCTGAGTAGCCGCCGCGCTGAGCGTCGTGCCGAGCGGTCACCGTTAGGGGGCGCCCCTCCTGAGCTCGGCCGGGGACGGTCCTTGCGGCCGCTCCGGCCCGCTTCGCCGCGTATGCATCACTGCCGCCGAAGCGACGCGCGCGTGCCACACCTCGTTTGGGGTGCCCGGAGACCCGTCAGCCGCCCTTCCAGCCTTCGGTCCCGTTTCTGGAAGTGCGGGAGATGCCGATGGTCCCTGGCGTCGCATTCGGTCATTTTGTCCGACGGGGTCGGGCAGGATGTCCGGATCCTGCGCTCCCTCGTGGAGGGAGGGCATGAAGGCGCCGCGTCAGGGCGCTGCTGAAGACGTGCCGCCCGTGGTGACCTATGGCACGGGATTTTCTTCTAGTTAGGCGCCGTGTTGTCTCTCTCCCCACCGCAATTCCGAATGTTCCCGATCGCTAACGTCCCTGCGTCCGCGCAGGCTTTCGTCCTTTGGTTCGCTGCGGCGGTCGCCCTCGCCGTTCCCGCCGGTCCCCTGGCGGCCCAGCGTCTCGCGCCGCAGGGACCGGCGATCGGCAATGTGCGGGCGATGGCCTATCCCGCTACCGGGTTCGTGGGGGCCCCCGCGCGCGCCGCGCGGGTCGCCGACGCCACGACACCGGCCGGGGGGCGCTCGGCGGGGCGAGTGGAGCGTGCGCTCTTCGCGCAGCTCTTCAGCGGGAGCCTGATCAAGACGGTGACGGACTTGAACGGCGGGAACGTGATGCCGGGCGACGTCCTCGAGTACGTCATCACGGCGACCAACACGGGGCCGCACGACGCGCTCTTCTCGATCCTGTACGACACGATCCCCGCCAACACGACGTACCAGAGCAACTCGCTGCGCATCCTGACGGGGCCTAACGCGGGGGCCAAGACCGACGCCACCAACGACGACCAGGCGCAGTACGACGTCGCCCCGCGACGCGTGCGCTTCCGGCTCGGGGTGGGCGCGACCGGCGCGAAGAACGGCACCATCGCACCCGGGGCGTCGACGTCGCTGAGCTTTCGCGTCACGATCAATGGCGCGACGGCGCCGGGCACGGTCATCAGCAACATCGCGACGATCACGTACACCGACACGGTCGACAAGCAGTTCGAGATTCACCAGAAGTCGCTCCCCGTAGGGGGGCTCGTGACCGGCGAACCGACCGACATCACGGTGACCGTCCCGGACCTCACCATTGCCAAGTCGCACAGCGGGTCGTTCACGCGCGGCAAGAGCGCGACCTACACGTTGGCCGTCTCGAACATCGGCAACGGCGGCAGCACCGCCGCGATCTCGGTCAGCGACGTCCTCCCGGCCGGCCTGACGCCGACGGCGGCGAGCGGCACGGGGTGGTCGTGTACCATCGCTGCCCAAACCGTGAGTTGCACCAACCCCGGGCCGGTCGCTGCCGGGGCGAGCCTGGCTCCCATCACGCTCACCGTCGACGTCACGGCCACGGCCCCGTCGTCGCTCACCAACACCGCGACGGTGTCGGGCGGGGGCGAAACCAACACGGGGAACAACAGCGCGTCCGACCTCACCACGGTCGTCGACCCGCTGATCGACCTCGCGATCACCAAGACGGAGCCCTCGGCATCGGTCACCGTCGGCAGCAACATGACGTACACGATCGGGGTCGCCAACGTGTCGAGCGACGCGACGATCGGCCCGATCACCGTGACCGACATCCTCCCGGCGGGGCTCACCTACGTGGGGGTCAGCGCGACGGGATGGAGCTGCGGCATTGCCGGCCAGACGCTGACGTGTACGTACCCGACCGCGCTCGCTGGCGGAGCCTCGCTGCCGGACATCCTGCTCACGGTGAGCGTGGGGGCGGCGGCTGCTCCGCTCGTCACGAACATCGCGACCGTCTCCACGACGGTTCCCGACGCCGTCCCAGGCAACAACTCGGCGTCCGAGGCCACGCCGGTGGTCGTGCCGGCTCCCGACCTCACGCTCGCGAAGGCGGCAACCGGCCCCTTCACCGTCGGCGCGAACGCCAGCTACACGCTCACCGTGTCCAACGTGGGGACGTCGGCCACGACCGGGGCGATCTCGGTCACCGACATCCTCCCGGCGGGGCTCACCTTCGTGTCGGCGACCGGGACCGGGTGGACCTGTTCGCACGCGGCGGGGACCGTCAGCTGCTCGACGCCGGGACCGGTCGCCAATGGGGCATCGCTCCCGGCCATCACGCTGACGGTGGACGTGGGCGCGGCCGCCGCGCCGAGCGTGCTGAACGCGGCGACGGTCTCCACGACCGGCGACGGCAATGCGACCAACAACACGGGGAGCGTGACGACGCCGGTGAGTGCCCCGGCCTCGATCGATCTCGCGATCGCCAAGACGCACAGCGGGACCTTCGTCGTCGGCACGACGAACAGCTTCACCCTCACCGTGTCCAACGTCGGGACGTTGCCGACGACGGGCGCCGTGACGGTCACCGACATCCTTCCGACGGGACTCACCTACAGTTCGGCAACGGGGAGCGGCTGGACTTGCGGGAACGCCGGTGCCACGGTCACGTGCACGAACCCCGGCCCCATCGCGGCCGGCGCGTCGACGGCGATCACGCTCACGGTGACCGTAGGTGCCGCGGCGCTCCCGACGGTGACCAACACCGCGTCGGTCGCGACGGCCGGCGACACCAACGGGGCCAACGACAGCGCCAGCGATCCGGTCACGGTCGGTGCCCCCGACCTCACGATTGCGAAGACGGCGTCGTCGGCCTTCACGATCGGCAGCAATGCGACCTACGCGCTGGCCGTCTCGAACGTCTCGACGACGGCGACGACGGCGAGCATTTCGGTGAGCGATGTCCTCCCGGCCGGCCTGACCTTCGTCTCGGCCACCGGAACCGGCTGGACGTGCGGGCACGCCGCTGGAACCGTCAGCTGCACGCACCCCGGCCCGGTGGCCGGCGGGGCGGCGCTCCCGGTCATCACTCTCACGGTGGCGGTCGGTGCCCCGGCCGCGCCGAGCGTGACGAACACCGCCACGGTCAGCACGGCGGGCGACACCAACGCGGGCAACAACGCGTCGAGCGCGCTCACCCCGGTAACGTCGGCCCCCGTCCTCGACCTCTCCATCGCCAAGAGCCACAGCGGGACCTTCGCGGTGGGGGCGAGCGGCAGCTACACGCTCACCGTCCGCAACGTCGGCACGATTCCGACCACCGGCGCGATTACCGTCAGCGACAACCTCCCCGCCGGACTCACCTACCGCTCGGCGACGGGCACCGGGTGGAGCTGCGGCGCGGTGGGCGCGCTCGTCACCTGCACCAACGCCGGTCCGCTGGCGACCGGGGCGACGAGCACGATCACCCTCGTCGTCGACGTCAACGCCGCGGCGATCCCCTCGATCATCAACACGGCAAGCGTCGCCACGCCAGGCGACTCCAACCCGGCCAACAACAGCGCCTCCGATCCCACGACCGTCGCGTCGCCGATCGACCTGCAGCTGACCAAGAGTGCGACCTCCGCGTTCGTGGTGGGCGCGAACGCGACGTACCTGCTCGACGTGACGAACGTCGGTGCGGGGGCCACGACGGGGGCGATCACCGTCACCGACGTCCTCCCCGCCGGACTGACCTACCTTTCGGCAACGGGGGCGGGCTTCACCTGCTCGGCGTCCGGGCAGGCGGTGACGTGTACGGCGCCGGGGCCGATGACGGCGGGGCAGAGCATCGGGATCACGCTCACCGTTGCGGTGGGGAGCGCGGCGGCGCCGGGGGTCACCAACACGGCCACCGTCTCCACGCCGGGCGACGGCAATCCGGCCAACAACACCGGGAGTGTCTCCAGCGCCGTGGCGCCGGGGGTCGACCTGGCGATCACCAAGGTCGCGAGTGCGCTGACCACCGGGAGCAACGCGACCTTCACGCTCGGCGTGACGAACGTGGGCACCGGGAGCACGACCGGGACGATCACGGTCACGGACAACCTCGCGACCGGGTTGACCTTCCTGAGCGGGAGCGGTGCCGGTTTCACCTGCTCTGCGGCCGGGCAGCTCGTCAGCTGCACGCGCACCGCGGTGCTCACCCCCGGGCAGTCCGCCAGCATCACCATCACCGTCGCCGTCTCCGCGACCGCGGGCACGTCGATCGTCAACACGGCGACCGTCTCCACGCCGGGCGACAGCAACCTGCCGAACAACACGGCGACCGTCGGTCCGGTCACGGTGGGGACACCGGCGCCGGACCTCGCCATCACCAAGGCGGTGAACGGGACGATCCTCGCCGGGGGGAACGCGACCTTCACCATCGGCGTCCAGAACGTCGGGCAGGGGAGCACCACCGGGCCGATCACCGTCACGGACGTCCTGCAGTCGGGGCTGACCTTCGTGAGCGGGAGCGGGGCCGGATGGAGCTGCCAGGCGAGTGGACAGGTCGTCACCTGCACCAATGCCGGGCCGCTGGCACCGGGAGGCGCGACCACGTTGCAGCTGGTGGTCGCCGTCGCCCCGGGGGTCACCAGCGTGTCGAACACCGCATCGGTCGCCACCACGGGCGACAGCAACAGCGGCAACAACAGCGCCGCGACGGGCGGCATCCCGACGACGCCGGCGCCGGACCTGTCGCTCCAGAAGGCCGCGACCGGATCCTTCAGCGTGGGGCAGCCCGCCAGCTACACGCTCACCGTGACGAACACGGGAGCTGGCCCGACGATCGGCGTCATCACCGTCACCGACAACCTTCCGGCCTCGCTGCGCTTCGTGTCGGCGGCCGGTCCCGGATGGAGCTGCTCGGCGGCCGGGCAGCTGGTCACGTGCACCAACCCCGGCCCGTTGGCGCCGGGGGCCACCAGCACCATCACGCTGACCGTGCTTCCGACAGCGGCGGCGGCGCCATCGGTGACCAACACGGCGACGGTCATGACCCCGGGTGACACGAACGGCGGCAACAATACGGGGAGCAACACGACGCCGGTCGGCGGAACCGTCGACCTCGCGCTCGACAAGGTTGGTCCTGACAGCGTCTCGGTGGGTGGAGTCGCCAGCTACACGCTCGCCGTGCGCAACGTCGGGACGCTGCCCACGAGCACGGCGATCACCCTTGCGGACACCCTGCCGCCGGGCCTGACGTTCCAGACGGCCTCGGGCGGTGGATTCAGCTGCAGCGCCAGCGGCGCGGTGGTCACCTGCACGCGCACCACGCCGCCGCTGCTGCCCGGCGAGACGGCGACCGTAACGCTCACGGCACTCGTCACCGCGGGCGTGAGCGCTCCCGTCACCAACCGCGCCTGCGTCGCCACGACGCCTGACGCCAACGCAGCCAACAACTGCGATACCCAGACGACGGGGATCAGCGGCGGTGTCGACCTCGTGATGCTGAAGGACATCGTCGGTTCGCTGGTGATCGGCCAACCCGGGCGCTACACGCTCGGCGTGCGCAACGTCGGGACGGCGCCGGCCGCACCCATCATCACCGTGGTGGATACACTCCCCGCGGGGCTCGGCTTCCTCTCCGCCAGCGGCAACGATTGGATGTGTGCCGCTGTGGGCAACGTCGTCACCTGCTTGCGCTCGACGCCGCTCGCGCCGGGTGTCACGTCGACCATCGACCTCAACGTGAGCGTCAGTGCGCAGGCCGTCCCCGGCGTCAACAACTGCGCGAGGGTCAGTGCGCCGAACGAAACGGGGAGCCTGATCAACAATACGAGTTGCGTGGCTGTCCCGGTCGCGGGCGTCGGCGTGCTCGAACTCGAGAAGCGCGTCTCCAAGTCGGAGGCGCAGGTGGGCGACGTGATCGACTACACGGTGACGGTGAAGAACACCGGCGCCGGTGACGTGACGGACGCTGTCGTGAGCGATACCCTCCCGGTCGGCTTCAGCTACGAAGCGCGCACCGCGCGCCTGGGGCGGTCGTCGACTGCAGAGCCGGCGGGGGCGCCAGGCCCGTTGCTGGCCTTCAGCCTCGGTCGCATCGCGCGCGGGAGTTCGGTCACGCTGACGTACCGCGTGCGCATTGGCGTCGGGGCTCGCATCGGCGTGAACACCAATGTGGCGGTGGCCAGCAGCGCCGGCGGCGGGACGAAATCGCCGCCGGGGTACGCGTCGACGCGAGTCATCGGAGGCTTCTTTCAGGAGCGCGGGGCCATCGTCGGCAAGATCTACCTGCAGTGCAACTGTGCCAGCGAGCTGCAGGAAGGCGGTGAGGTCGGGATCCCCGGCGTCCGCGTCTTCCTCGAGGATGGATCGTCGGTCGTCACCGATGTGGAAGGGAAGTACTCCTTCTACAACGTCGCGTCGCGCCTGCACGTGGTGAAGATCGATCGCGCGTCGCTGCCGCAGGGTGCGGTGCTGACGCCGTTAGGCAACCGTAACGCGGGCGACGGATACTCGCGCTTTGCGGATGTGAAGATGGGCGAACTACACAAGGCCGACTTTGCCGACGGCTCGGGATCGGCCGAGGTGCTGGCGCGCGTGCTCGAGCGCCGCCGTGGCGGCGAAGTGAACGGTGCGGGCGAGCGTCCGGTGAGCTCGACCTATCCGGAAGCGGAAGGGGCGGTGCTCGCCGCCACGACACCGCGTGATACGCTGCGCGGCGAGGCCCGGGCGGCGTACGACCTCGCCAACACTCGCGGGACGTCCGGCACGACGATGCTCGCCGCGACCCCGCTGCATCCCAAGGGGCCGAATGGCGGACAGTCGCAGTCGTATTCCCCGCTGCTCGGCAATCGGACACTTACCGATCGCAACTCGCAGTTGCCGGTCACGCCGCTCAACGCGCGTGATCGTCGCACGGTGTCCCCGGCGGCCCCGGGGCGCCTGGAAGTCGCCGTCGAGCCTAACGCCATTCCGGCGGACGGTCAGACGCTCGTCCCGGTGTACGTGCGCATCCTCGATGCGTCGGGCGAGCCGGTGAAGGGGACCGCGACTGCCACGCTGGAGTCGTCGCTGGGCCGCTGGCTCGATGCCAGCGCGCTGGAGGTTGCCAATCAGGGATTGCAGGTGACGCTCAAGGACGGCCAGGGGGCGTTCTACCTGGTCGCACCGGGCGACCCGGGGCGTGGCGAGTTGCGCGTCACCACCGACCTCGGCGAGATGACGCTTCCGTTGACGTTTGTCGCCTCGGCGCGCCAGCTCACGGCGACGGGGCTCCTCAACGCGCGCGTCGACTTGCGTGCGCTCCTCTCCGGGGGCAATGCGCTCGCCAGCGATGCCGACGGCTTCGAGGAGGCATTGCGCGACTGGAGCACGGAGAACAACGACGGAAAGGTGCGCGCCGGTGCGCGTGGCGCCCTCTTCCTCAAGGGACGCGTCGCGGGCGACCGCCTGCTCACCCTCGCGTATGACTCGGAACGCGATCGCGGCCGCACCTACTTCCGCGACATCCGTCCCGACGACTTCTACCCGACGTACGGCGACGGCGCACTGCGCGAGTTCGATGCGCAGTCGCGGCGCCGATTCTATGCTCGCCTGGACAACGGGACGTCGTACACCCTGTTCGGCGACTTCCAGACCGCACGCGCCGACGAGCGTCGGGTGATCTCGGCATACGACCGCACGCTCAACGGTGCCGTGCAGCACTTCGACGGCGGGCGCGGACGGGCGACGCTGTTCGCCAGCCAGGGGCGCGGGCGCCAGGTGGTGGATGAGCTCCCCGGCCGTGGCATCTCCGGGCCATACGCGCTCACGCGCGCCGAAGGGC comes from the Gemmatimonadota bacterium genome and includes:
- a CDS encoding dehydrogenase E1 component subunit alpha/beta, translated to MATSTRTERPHVSGLSREQLQRAYRVMLLSRRIDDKEIQLKRQNKIFFQISGAGHEAVLAAAGLLLRPAYDWFYTYYRDRALCLALGMTPEEMLYEAVGAAIDPNSGGRQMPSHFGHKALNIVSNSSPTGTQFLQAVGCAEGIQRLTALGLTEGVQSDEIVYVASGDGTTSEGEFWESLNTASNLKLPVLYVIQDNQYAISVPVEVNTAGGSISKLVSSFPGLYIQEVDGCDFFASYEVLQRAIQHVRDRKGPAFVHAHVIRPYSHSLSDDEVLYRPPEERAADAARDPLTTFPLWLVANGFATDEEIQQIRDDVDAQILAATDDALGQPQPDASTVHFAVYSPDVDPTSESFDTEDDPQFSGNATTMVDLLNACMKDEMRRDPRIVVFGEDVADVSREAYAGKVKGKGGVFKVTHGLQKEFGSTRVYNSPLAEANIVGRAIGMAARGFKPVVEIQFFDYIWPAFMQIRDELATMRWRSNNHFAAPVVIRTTYGGYIRGAIYHSQTGASLFTHNPGLRVVCPATALDANGLLRTAIRCDDPVIFLEHKHLYRQTYNKAAYPGPNFMIPFGKAKVVREGSDVTLVTYGATVQRALAAANQIADEGISVEVIDLRTLSPWDQETVYASVKKTSRVIVAYEDSISWGYGAEIAARVADDCFAWLDAPVKRVASTDTFVGYAPQLEDAILPQIDDFTRAYREIVTY
- a CDS encoding OmpA family protein; translation: MKRFCKVFSFIMLAAAAVSTPAPGQSIKDRIKRKAEESVGRKIDKAVDCAMGDTKCIEKAKSEGKTVNVVPAKDTVPKKAAEEAKGTPGEKGATGADALKPGEGAWANFDFKPGERVLYADDFMKDEVGDFPRSLEFVSGSMEIVEWQGARYLRAMSDAKFQIVLPQPLATRYTLEFDLAVPAGALWISPLDDEHLQRLEFHNGARIGYHEDGRAYTGTEWVEAFRGKMYRARVMADGRYVKLYINDQRLANIPNGTAARGSKILFYVDGSQEQPAMFGAFRLAAGGKKLYDALAEKGRVVTQGIYFDTGSDRIRPESTPTLREIVAMLNEHADLRLLIEGHTDNVGNAESNQSLSEKRAAAVVRFITEQGIDAARLSSKGLGATKPAEPNDTPEGRQNNRRVELVKM
- a CDS encoding HIT family protein, which gives rise to MPAPSKPCIFCDLINGAGEVSICYEDSSAIAFMDIQPVNLGHVLVVPREHFESLSDIPPELAMHLFDVALRLSPVVRRLNGADDMNLVVNSGTAAGQNVFHYHVHLIPRKNGDGFDIPLPFPGSTMPDRTLLDAMAVRMIAELRDPVRQQIARRLTVMSA
- a CDS encoding HNH endonuclease; this encodes MSRRGILRVVHPRAPRGRRPDDTRARHLHFRDVKRALKHAAMRDCGRRCVYCADRLALDEATLDHVYPLARGGTHAFGNVVTACARCNRLKGDMLPHEFFARFPWAGANFVRYARAVHRALKRGARRAVSLAYAA